In the genome of Hymenobacter cellulosivorans, one region contains:
- the ettA gene encoding energy-dependent translational throttle protein EttA, which yields MSDQTIIFSMAGVTKVYPPQKTVLKNIYLSFFYGAKIGVLGLNGSGKSSLLKVIAGVDKQFQGEVVWSPGYTVGYLEQEPQLDPTKTVLEVVQEGTAETVALLKEFDEINEAFGAEDADFDKLLERQGTVQERLDQLDAWNLDSKLERAMDALRTPDADAIIGNLSGGEKRRVALCRLLLQEPDVLLLDEPTNHLDAESVLWLEQHLQQYKGTVIAVTHDRYFLDNVAGWILELDRGEGIPWKGNYSSWLEQKSNRLAQEEKTESKRHKTLQRELEWVRMAPKARQAKSKARLASYDKMVNEDAKEKEQKLELFIPDGPRLGSQVIEAEGLTKAFGNKLLFENLSFQLPQGGIVGIIGPNGAGKTTLFRLITGQMQPDAGTFEVGPTVQTAYVDQQHDTLEPNKSVFETISGGTETMLLAGRPVNARAYVSNFNFRGGDQEKKVGSLSGGERNRVHLATTLKQGANLLLLDEPTNDLDVNAIRALEDALENFAGCAVIISHDRWFLDRLATHILAFEGDSQVVWFEGNFSDYEEAKKKRLGDVEPKRVRYKSLG from the coding sequence ATGAGCGACCAGACGATTATCTTTTCGATGGCCGGCGTGACCAAAGTCTACCCGCCGCAAAAAACAGTTCTCAAAAATATTTACCTCTCGTTTTTCTACGGGGCCAAAATCGGGGTGCTCGGCCTCAACGGCTCAGGTAAGTCCAGCCTGCTCAAAGTCATTGCCGGCGTCGACAAGCAGTTTCAGGGCGAAGTGGTTTGGTCGCCGGGCTACACGGTGGGCTACCTGGAACAGGAACCCCAGCTCGACCCCACCAAGACGGTGCTGGAAGTAGTGCAGGAAGGTACCGCCGAAACCGTGGCCTTGCTCAAGGAATTCGACGAAATCAACGAGGCCTTTGGAGCCGAGGATGCCGACTTCGACAAGCTGCTGGAGCGCCAGGGTACTGTGCAGGAGCGCCTCGATCAGCTCGATGCCTGGAACCTGGACTCCAAGCTGGAGCGGGCCATGGACGCCCTGCGCACCCCCGACGCCGACGCCATCATCGGTAACCTCTCAGGCGGGGAAAAGCGCCGGGTAGCGTTGTGCCGCCTCTTGTTGCAGGAACCCGACGTGCTTTTGCTCGACGAACCCACCAACCACCTCGACGCCGAGAGCGTGCTGTGGCTGGAGCAGCACTTGCAGCAGTATAAAGGCACCGTCATTGCCGTAACCCACGACCGGTACTTCCTCGACAACGTGGCCGGCTGGATTCTGGAGCTGGACCGCGGCGAAGGTATTCCGTGGAAAGGCAACTACTCTTCGTGGCTGGAGCAGAAGTCGAACCGCCTGGCTCAGGAGGAGAAGACCGAGAGCAAGCGCCACAAAACTCTGCAGCGGGAGCTGGAGTGGGTACGTATGGCCCCCAAAGCCCGGCAGGCCAAGAGCAAAGCCCGCCTCGCCAGCTACGACAAAATGGTGAACGAGGACGCCAAGGAGAAAGAGCAGAAGCTCGAACTCTTCATCCCGGACGGTCCGCGCCTGGGTTCCCAGGTAATCGAGGCCGAGGGGCTGACCAAGGCGTTTGGCAATAAGTTATTGTTCGAAAACCTGAGCTTCCAGTTGCCCCAGGGCGGTATCGTGGGCATCATCGGGCCCAACGGCGCGGGTAAGACCACCTTGTTCCGCCTCATCACGGGCCAGATGCAGCCCGACGCCGGCACCTTCGAAGTGGGCCCCACGGTGCAGACGGCTTACGTAGACCAGCAGCACGACACGCTGGAGCCCAACAAGTCAGTATTCGAAACCATTTCGGGCGGCACCGAAACTATGCTGCTGGCCGGCCGGCCAGTGAATGCCCGGGCCTACGTAAGCAACTTCAACTTCCGCGGCGGCGACCAGGAAAAGAAAGTAGGCAGCCTTTCGGGCGGGGAGCGGAACCGGGTGCACCTGGCCACCACCCTGAAGCAGGGCGCCAACCTGCTGCTGCTCGACGAACCCACCAACGACCTGGACGTGAATGCCATCCGGGCCCTGGAAGATGCGCTGGAGAACTTCGCCGGCTGTGCCGTTATCATCAGTCACGACCGGTGGTTCCTGGACCGCCTGGCCACCCACATCCTGGCCTTCGAGGGCGACTCGCAGGTAGTGTGGTTCGAGGGCAACTTCTCGGATTATGAGGAAGCCAAAAAGAAGCGCCTGGGGGATGTCGAGCCCAAGCGGGTTCGGTATAAGAGCCTGGGGTAA
- a CDS encoding DUF349 domain-containing protein has product MEPQDHLLAEARRYGYIEGDQVWLRPVMDLPARQIGLVKDTEEAALLYFTQRFENFRAKVDELLHKMEESENKGSFLMKALHLKEQTATYDGLGDFESLHRRLTEAEENIKVTIARNREKNLATKISLIQETEALRDTIDWQAAGDKLKDLRQAWIKTGPVDKQITEELENRFRDAVEEFFVKKKDFMAQKKAMTNRVFDKYKELIHKSEALQNSDDFEGTTAKLKQLQQEWKEVGGSLPRKQANELWTRFRAAHNHFFERLKEHISTKRVDTVTAGGSGPDDNLSRKRALVAEADALLNRPMNEAVARAKELQAAWKKVGPVRGEESDRVWEAFILACDKVFEMSALEHFIRKRQAGSPEVLSKEDQVNTRIQALRDFIKSDQQERVTLEENLGKLSDSPGNDTFRTMLQGKVRAFDRKIRTKTELIEILRRRLVA; this is encoded by the coding sequence ATGGAACCACAAGACCACTTACTGGCCGAAGCTCGCCGTTATGGCTACATCGAGGGCGACCAGGTGTGGCTACGACCCGTTATGGATTTGCCGGCCCGGCAAATCGGCCTGGTAAAAGACACGGAGGAAGCTGCGCTGCTGTATTTCACCCAACGTTTCGAGAACTTCCGCGCCAAAGTCGACGAGCTCCTGCACAAGATGGAGGAGTCCGAGAATAAGGGCTCTTTCCTGATGAAGGCCCTGCACCTGAAAGAGCAAACCGCCACCTACGACGGCCTTGGCGACTTCGAAAGCCTGCACCGCCGCCTCACTGAGGCCGAGGAGAATATTAAGGTGACCATTGCCCGCAACCGGGAAAAAAACCTGGCCACCAAAATCAGCCTGATTCAGGAAACCGAAGCCCTGCGCGACACCATCGACTGGCAGGCCGCCGGCGACAAGCTCAAGGACCTGCGCCAAGCCTGGATCAAGACCGGCCCGGTAGATAAGCAGATTACCGAGGAGTTGGAAAACCGCTTCCGCGACGCGGTAGAAGAATTCTTCGTCAAGAAAAAGGACTTCATGGCCCAGAAAAAGGCCATGACCAACCGCGTCTTCGACAAGTACAAGGAGCTCATCCATAAGTCGGAAGCCCTGCAAAACTCCGACGACTTCGAAGGCACCACTGCCAAGCTGAAGCAGCTGCAGCAGGAGTGGAAAGAAGTTGGGGGCTCGTTGCCGCGCAAACAGGCCAATGAGCTCTGGACTCGCTTCCGGGCGGCCCACAACCACTTCTTCGAGCGCCTAAAAGAGCACATCAGCACCAAGCGCGTCGACACCGTGACGGCCGGCGGCAGTGGCCCCGACGACAACCTGAGCCGCAAGCGCGCCCTAGTTGCCGAAGCTGATGCCCTGCTCAACCGCCCTATGAACGAGGCCGTAGCCCGCGCCAAAGAGCTGCAGGCCGCCTGGAAAAAGGTGGGTCCCGTGCGCGGCGAGGAATCGGACCGGGTGTGGGAAGCCTTCATCCTGGCCTGCGACAAGGTGTTTGAAATGAGCGCCTTGGAGCACTTTATCCGTAAGCGCCAGGCGGGCAGCCCCGAGGTTCTATCCAAGGAAGACCAGGTCAATACCCGGATCCAGGCCCTGCGCGACTTTATCAAGTCGGACCAGCAGGAGCGCGTGACGCTGGAGGAAAATCTGGGCAAGCTCAGCGACTCGCCCGGCAACGACACGTTCCGAACCATGCTGCAGGGCAAAGTGCGCGCCTTTGACCGCAAAATCCGGACGAAAACTGAGCTCATCGAAATCTTACGGCGCCGCTTGGTTGCGTAG